A single region of the Salarchaeum japonicum genome encodes:
- a CDS encoding magnesium transporter encodes MSIRAVAREAYEEALGVLALSALGGLFSGVVLGGMERELTVVPGLLVLVPALLATRGNVYGSLGARLATGLHQGLVEPDLSLADDRVRAAIAAAMANGVAVSAVAAVLGYLVLLGLGRPVAPLSALLVVALVAGVLSGIGLTVVVVAAVFLGYRRGMNPDTLAGPVVTTTGDVIGIATMLAGARLAIALGVT; translated from the coding sequence ATGAGCATCCGGGCGGTCGCGCGCGAGGCGTACGAGGAAGCGCTCGGCGTGCTCGCGCTCTCCGCGCTCGGCGGCCTGTTCTCCGGCGTCGTGCTCGGCGGGATGGAGCGCGAACTCACCGTCGTCCCCGGCCTCCTCGTGCTCGTCCCCGCCCTGCTCGCCACCCGGGGAAACGTGTACGGGTCGCTCGGCGCGCGCCTCGCCACCGGCCTCCACCAGGGGCTCGTCGAACCCGACCTCTCGCTCGCGGACGACCGGGTGCGCGCCGCGATCGCGGCCGCGATGGCGAACGGCGTCGCCGTCTCCGCGGTCGCCGCCGTCCTCGGGTATCTCGTTCTGCTCGGCCTCGGCCGCCCCGTCGCCCCGCTCTCCGCCCTGCTCGTCGTCGCGCTCGTCGCCGGCGTGCTGTCCGGAATCGGCCTCACCGTGGTCGTCGTCGCCGCCGTCTTCCTCGGGTACCGTCGCGGGATGAACCCGGACACGCTCGCCGGCCCCGTCGTCACGACCACGGGCGACGTCATCGGCATCGCCACCATGCTCGCCGGCGCGCGCCTCGCAATCGCGCTCGGGGTGACCTAG
- a CDS encoding MFS transporter: MTVRETLADLDALVLAAGIWFLAKFLRYAFPPLFPAFSAEYGVSNAALGLAFTAMMLVYAGLQFPSGALADRLGRVPVIAAGAVVAAAGALALSVDVPYLVLVAAMVLVGAGTGVHKTVAVGLLSATYPSRTGRSLGVLDTFGAFGGVVAPAAVLVLAEHAGWHAVFLPAGLLGLALAAVFVARVDDPEQSASDSGGGAGVRAYLGLFRDARFSAFVLVTVGFSFAYNGVVAFLPLYLTDAASVDGGVASLLYSGLFLVSLVQPVTGELADRFSRIRVVAGTLALAAVGLAALLLTSAPLVVVAAGVVAFGLGSHGFRPVRGAYLLDLVPDSMAGGGLGVVRTILMGAGALAPAVVGVVSESVSYVAAFALLLASLAVAAAVAVALAVSE; encoded by the coding sequence GTGACGGTTCGGGAGACGCTCGCGGACCTGGACGCGCTCGTTCTCGCCGCGGGTATCTGGTTCCTCGCGAAGTTCCTCCGGTACGCGTTCCCGCCGCTGTTCCCGGCGTTCAGCGCGGAGTACGGCGTGAGCAACGCGGCGCTCGGGCTGGCGTTCACGGCGATGATGCTGGTGTACGCGGGTCTCCAGTTCCCGTCGGGCGCGCTCGCCGACCGCCTCGGCCGCGTTCCCGTCATCGCCGCAGGTGCGGTCGTGGCGGCGGCGGGCGCGCTCGCGCTCTCCGTGGACGTTCCCTACCTCGTGCTCGTCGCGGCGATGGTGCTGGTGGGCGCGGGGACGGGCGTCCACAAGACTGTCGCCGTGGGGTTGCTCTCCGCGACCTATCCCTCGCGGACGGGCCGGTCGCTCGGCGTATTGGACACGTTCGGCGCGTTCGGCGGCGTCGTCGCGCCCGCCGCGGTGCTCGTGCTCGCGGAGCACGCGGGCTGGCACGCCGTCTTCCTCCCCGCGGGACTGCTCGGCCTCGCGCTCGCCGCCGTGTTCGTCGCGCGCGTCGACGACCCCGAGCAGAGTGCGTCGGATTCGGGCGGCGGCGCGGGCGTTCGCGCGTACCTCGGGCTGTTCCGGGACGCGCGGTTCAGCGCGTTCGTCCTCGTCACCGTCGGGTTCTCGTTCGCGTACAACGGCGTCGTCGCGTTCCTCCCGCTCTACCTCACGGACGCCGCGAGCGTGGACGGCGGCGTCGCCAGCCTGCTCTACTCGGGGTTGTTCCTCGTGAGCCTCGTGCAGCCGGTGACGGGCGAACTCGCCGACCGCTTCAGTCGGATTCGCGTCGTCGCGGGCACGCTCGCGCTCGCGGCCGTCGGCCTCGCCGCCCTGCTCCTGACGAGCGCGCCGCTCGTCGTCGTTGCCGCGGGCGTCGTCGCGTTCGGCCTCGGGAGCCACGGCTTCCGGCCCGTCCGGGGCGCGTACCTCCTCGACCTCGTCCCGGACTCGATGGCGGGCGGCGGCCTCGGCGTCGTCCGCACCATCCTGATGGGGGCCGGCGCGCTCGCGCCCGCGGTCGTCGGCGTCGTCTCCGAGAGCGTGTCGTACGTCGCCGCGTTCGCGCTCCTCCTCGCCTCGCTCGCGGTCGCGGCGGCCGTCGCGGTCGCGCTCGCCGTCTCGGAGTGA
- a CDS encoding translation initiation factor IF-6, whose amino-acid sequence MFRTSFAGSPYVGVFARATDDCVVVRPDVEDDVAASLEDELEAPVVRTTVGGSSTVGSLVAGNSNGLVLSGRARDRERERLEAETDLAVGALPGRVNAAGNVVLANDDGAYVHPDLSADAVDIVADTLGVPVERGTLGGVDTVGTAGVANDRGVLCHPKSTDEELDAVEDALSVPADIGTINYGAPLVGSGLVANSNGYVVGEDTTGPELGRIEDALGYID is encoded by the coding sequence GTGTTCCGTACGTCGTTCGCGGGGTCCCCGTACGTCGGTGTGTTCGCGCGGGCGACCGACGACTGTGTGGTGGTGCGGCCTGACGTCGAGGACGACGTGGCCGCGTCGCTCGAAGACGAGTTGGAGGCACCAGTAGTTCGGACGACCGTCGGCGGGTCGTCGACGGTCGGGTCGCTGGTCGCCGGGAACAGCAACGGCCTCGTGTTGAGCGGTCGCGCTCGCGACCGTGAGCGCGAGCGTCTCGAAGCGGAGACAGACCTCGCGGTCGGCGCGCTCCCGGGGCGCGTGAACGCCGCGGGGAACGTCGTGTTGGCGAACGACGACGGCGCGTACGTCCATCCCGACCTCTCGGCCGACGCCGTCGATATCGTCGCGGACACGCTCGGCGTGCCGGTGGAGCGCGGGACGCTGGGCGGCGTGGACACCGTCGGGACGGCGGGCGTCGCGAACGACCGCGGCGTGCTCTGCCACCCGAAATCGACCGACGAGGAACTGGACGCCGTGGAGGACGCGCTCTCCGTCCCCGCGGACATCGGCACTATCAACTACGGCGCGCCGCTCGTCGGTTCCGGTCTGGTCGCGAACTCGAACGGCTACGTCGTCGGCGAGGACACGACGGGGCCGGAGCTCGGCCGTATCGAGGACGCGCTCGGCTACATCGACTGA
- a CDS encoding AAA family ATPase, whose translation MTVIGIVGLPGSGKSEAAAVAETLGVPVVTMGDVIRQACRDRGLDPATHHGEVAQALREEGGPAAIADRSLPMIRDALDENDTVLVDGIRSGTEVEAFEDAFGDDFLLVNVYAPFELRNERITTRGRDNAEAESLRERDERELGFGMDDAIERADVTVENTGSLESFQEEIEELLA comes from the coding sequence ATGACTGTCATCGGTATCGTCGGCCTCCCCGGAAGCGGGAAGAGCGAGGCCGCGGCCGTCGCGGAGACGCTCGGCGTGCCCGTCGTGACGATGGGAGACGTCATCCGGCAGGCCTGCCGCGACCGCGGCCTCGACCCCGCCACCCACCACGGCGAGGTCGCGCAGGCGCTCCGCGAGGAGGGCGGCCCCGCCGCCATCGCCGACCGCTCGCTCCCGATGATTCGGGACGCGCTCGACGAGAACGACACCGTGCTCGTGGACGGCATCCGCTCCGGCACCGAGGTCGAAGCGTTCGAGGACGCGTTCGGCGACGACTTCCTGCTCGTGAACGTGTACGCGCCCTTCGAGCTGCGGAACGAACGCATCACGACACGCGGGCGCGACAACGCCGAGGCCGAGTCGCTCCGGGAGCGCGACGAACGCGAACTCGGGTTCGGGATGGACGACGCCATCGAGCGCGCGGACGTGACCGTCGAGAACACGGGAAGCCTGGAGTCGTTCCAGGAGGAAATCGAGGAGTTGCTCGCGTGA
- the ftsY gene encoding signal recognition particle-docking protein FtsY, with protein MFDGLKEKLGRFKSDAEESVEEAAEEADAEQADAEADAESAVAESESADVAESEPESDAVAEAETETADAEPAEPSEDESEPDEEDESSSAGLASRAKSFARGRVVIDEDDLEEPLRELELALLSGDVEMSVVDEILEAIRDDLVGEERKFTESTGSIVEDALEDALLSVISVGQFDFLERIAESEKPVVVIFTGVNGVGKTTSIAKLSEYLADHGFSSVLANGDTYRAGANEQIREHARNLDRKLIAHEQGGDPAAVIYDAVEYAEANDVDVVLGDTAGRLHTSDDLMSQLEKIERVVDPDMTVFVDEAVAGQDAVNRAREFDNAAEIDGTILTKADADSQGGAAISVSHVTGKPILFLGTGQGYDDLERFDPEALVADLVED; from the coding sequence ATGTTCGACGGGCTGAAGGAGAAACTCGGCCGGTTCAAGTCGGACGCGGAGGAGTCCGTGGAGGAGGCCGCGGAGGAAGCGGACGCCGAACAGGCGGACGCGGAAGCCGACGCTGAATCCGCGGTCGCGGAATCGGAATCCGCGGACGTCGCCGAGTCGGAACCGGAGTCGGACGCGGTCGCGGAGGCGGAAACCGAGACCGCGGACGCCGAACCCGCCGAGCCGTCCGAGGACGAGTCCGAGCCCGACGAGGAGGACGAGTCGTCGTCCGCGGGGTTGGCGTCGCGCGCGAAGTCGTTCGCGCGCGGTCGGGTCGTTATCGACGAGGACGACCTGGAGGAGCCGCTTCGAGAGCTCGAACTCGCGCTCCTGTCGGGCGACGTGGAGATGAGCGTCGTGGACGAGATATTGGAGGCGATTCGGGACGACCTCGTGGGCGAGGAGCGGAAGTTCACCGAGTCCACGGGTTCCATCGTCGAGGACGCCCTGGAGGACGCGTTGCTGTCCGTGATTTCGGTGGGGCAGTTCGACTTCCTCGAACGCATCGCGGAGTCCGAGAAGCCGGTCGTCGTCATCTTCACGGGCGTGAACGGCGTGGGGAAGACGACGAGCATCGCGAAGCTCTCCGAGTACCTCGCCGACCACGGCTTCTCGTCCGTGTTGGCGAACGGCGACACCTACCGGGCGGGCGCGAACGAGCAGATTCGGGAGCACGCGCGGAACCTCGACCGGAAGCTCATCGCGCACGAGCAGGGCGGCGACCCCGCGGCCGTCATCTACGACGCAGTGGAGTACGCGGAGGCGAACGACGTGGACGTGGTGCTCGGGGATACGGCCGGCCGCCTGCACACGTCCGACGACCTGATGAGTCAACTGGAGAAGATAGAGCGCGTCGTCGACCCCGACATGACCGTGTTCGTGGACGAGGCGGTGGCGGGGCAGGACGCGGTGAACCGCGCGCGCGAGTTCGATAACGCCGCCGAAATCGACGGCACGATTCTGACGAAAGCCGACGCCGATTCGCAGGGCGGCGCGGCCATCTCGGTGTCGCACGTCACCGGAAAGCCCATCCTCTTCCTCGGGACGGGCCAGGGGTACGACGACCTCGAACGCTTCGACCCCGAAGCGTTGGTCGCGGACTTAGTCGAGGACTGA
- a CDS encoding RNA-binding domain-containing protein: MMYAVTATIDAPVQPTEVPERVADAIRELFPTADLTVTDDAVRGTTHDFDAFRERLYEQEILDTARSEFQRNRTDEGFSFDLKKQAAVQGVVNFSVGNPAELGDIHVEVEVEEPSVDAFVAHLAPETRDGKPVED, encoded by the coding sequence GTGATGTACGCCGTCACCGCCACCATCGACGCGCCCGTACAGCCGACGGAGGTTCCGGAGCGCGTCGCGGACGCGATTCGCGAACTCTTCCCGACCGCCGACCTCACCGTCACCGACGACGCGGTTCGCGGGACGACCCACGACTTCGACGCGTTCCGCGAGCGCCTCTACGAGCAGGAAATCCTCGACACCGCGCGCTCCGAATTCCAGCGAAACCGTACGGACGAGGGGTTCTCGTTCGACCTGAAGAAGCAGGCGGCCGTCCAGGGCGTCGTGAACTTCTCCGTCGGGAACCCCGCGGAACTCGGCGACATCCACGTCGAGGTCGAGGTCGAGGAGCCGAGCGTGGACGCGTTCGTCGCGCACCTCGCGCCCGAAACCCGGGACGGCAAGCCGGTCGAGGACTAG
- the pfdA gene encoding prefoldin subunit alpha, protein MSLGGGGGGRQQLQALSQEIEAIEEEIEELRADVESLEAEKTEIDEAIEALDLLETGSTVQVPLGGDAYVRAEVEDIDEVVVGLGGGYAAEQEEADAVETLESKKETVDDRIDDVQEEIAELESESQQLEQQAQQAQQQMMQQQMQGMQEQGEDE, encoded by the coding sequence ATGAGTCTTGGAGGCGGTGGTGGCGGTCGACAGCAGCTTCAGGCGCTCTCACAGGAAATCGAAGCCATCGAGGAGGAGATCGAGGAGCTTCGCGCGGACGTCGAGTCCCTCGAAGCGGAGAAGACGGAGATAGACGAGGCCATCGAGGCGCTCGACCTGCTCGAAACGGGTTCGACGGTGCAGGTGCCGCTCGGCGGCGACGCGTACGTTCGCGCGGAAGTCGAGGACATCGACGAGGTCGTCGTCGGTCTCGGCGGCGGGTACGCGGCCGAGCAGGAGGAAGCGGACGCCGTGGAGACGCTGGAGTCGAAGAAGGAGACGGTGGACGACCGCATCGACGACGTGCAGGAGGAGATCGCCGAGCTGGAGTCCGAGAGCCAGCAGCTCGAACAGCAGGCCCAGCAGGCCCAGCAGCAGATGATGCAGCAGCAGATGCAGGGCATGCAGGAGCAGGGCGAGGACGAATAG
- a CDS encoding aminopeptidase: MDPRVRDHADVIVSHSTSIEPGDRVAVTAPPVAEDLAVAVYERLAEAGATPVMLYGGDTILGADSAARAYLREAEEFENPDHLQALFAETDATIRIRGHDNVAERADVGDEQNAAYQRAIQPARTELLSTKWCLTQYPTPADAQLAGMSTAEYEEFVWNAVNKDWDAQRRHQEQMVEILDPAEEVRIRSGDETDLTMSVAGMKTLNDHGEHNLPGGEVFTAPVPDSVEGTVRFDLPLYHQSQEIEDAYLEFEDGRVVQHDAAKNRDVLTGVLETDEGARYLGELGIGMNRDIDRFTYNMLFDEKMGDTVHLAVGMAYDACVPDDREPNESATHVDMIVDMSEDSVIEVDGEVVQRDGTFRFEDGFDD, from the coding sequence ATGGACCCCCGCGTCCGCGACCACGCAGACGTCATCGTCTCGCACTCCACCAGCATCGAACCCGGCGACCGGGTCGCCGTCACCGCGCCGCCGGTGGCGGAAGACCTCGCCGTCGCCGTCTACGAGCGCCTCGCTGAGGCAGGCGCGACGCCCGTCATGCTGTACGGCGGAGACACAATCCTCGGCGCGGACAGCGCCGCGCGCGCCTACCTCCGGGAGGCCGAGGAGTTCGAGAACCCCGACCACCTCCAGGCGCTCTTCGCGGAGACGGACGCTACCATCCGCATCCGCGGCCACGACAACGTCGCGGAGCGCGCGGACGTGGGGGACGAACAGAACGCCGCGTACCAGCGCGCCATCCAGCCAGCGCGCACCGAACTGCTCTCCACGAAGTGGTGTCTCACGCAGTACCCGACGCCCGCGGACGCACAGCTCGCGGGCATGAGTACCGCCGAGTACGAGGAGTTCGTGTGGAACGCCGTCAACAAGGACTGGGACGCCCAGCGCCGCCACCAGGAGCAGATGGTGGAGATTCTCGACCCGGCGGAGGAGGTGCGCATCCGCTCGGGCGACGAGACCGACCTCACGATGAGCGTCGCCGGGATGAAGACGCTGAACGACCACGGCGAGCACAACCTCCCGGGCGGCGAGGTGTTCACCGCGCCCGTCCCGGATAGCGTCGAGGGAACCGTTCGATTCGACCTCCCGCTCTACCACCAGAGTCAGGAGATAGAGGACGCCTACCTCGAATTCGAGGACGGCCGCGTCGTCCAGCACGACGCCGCGAAGAACCGGGACGTGCTCACGGGCGTCCTGGAGACGGACGAGGGAGCGCGGTACCTCGGGGAGCTGGGCATCGGGATGAACCGAGACATCGACCGGTTCACGTACAACATGCTGTTCGACGAGAAGATGGGCGACACCGTCCACCTCGCCGTCGGCATGGCGTACGACGCCTGCGTGCCCGACGACCGCGAACCCAACGAGTCCGCGACGCACGTGGACATGATCGTGGACATGAGCGAGGACTCAGTCATCGAAGTGGACGGCGAAGTCGTCCAGCGTGACGGCACCTTCCGATTCGAGGACGGGTTCGACGACTAA
- a CDS encoding signal recognition particle protein Srp54 gives MVLDDLGSSLRGTLDKLRGQSRISEEDVDEVVKEIQRSLLQADVDVSLVMDLSDSIKERALEEEPPGGTTARDHVLRIVYEELVGLVGDSTNLPLEEQTIMLAGLQGSGKTTSAAKMAWWFSKKGLRPAVIQTDTFRPGAYDQAKQMTERAEVDFYGDPDEDDPVKIARDGLEATSDADVQIVDTAGRHALEDDLIDEIEDIEAEVQPDRSLLVLDAAIGQGAKDQARQFEDSVGIDGVVISKLDGTAKGGGALTAVNETGSTIAFLGTGETVQDIERFEPDGFISRLLGMGDLKQLTERVERAMEETGDEEEDWDPEDMLKGEFTLKDMRQQMNALNNMGPLSQVMDMIPGMGGGMMDQLPDDAMDVTQDRMRQFEVVMDSMTEEELENPRSVGASQIRRVAKGAGVSEETVRELLEQHKMMARTMKQFQGMGDGDMQRMMKKMGGGGGGGGMGGMGPFG, from the coding sequence ATGGTACTCGACGACCTGGGGAGTTCCCTGCGGGGCACTCTCGATAAACTGCGCGGGCAGTCCCGCATCTCCGAGGAGGACGTGGACGAGGTCGTCAAGGAGATTCAGCGCTCCTTGCTGCAGGCGGACGTGGACGTCAGCCTCGTGATGGATCTCTCCGACTCCATCAAGGAGCGGGCGTTGGAGGAGGAACCGCCGGGCGGCACGACGGCGCGCGACCACGTGCTCCGCATCGTCTACGAGGAACTCGTCGGACTCGTCGGCGATTCGACGAACCTCCCGCTGGAGGAACAAACCATCATGCTCGCGGGCCTCCAGGGGTCGGGGAAAACGACCTCGGCGGCGAAGATGGCGTGGTGGTTCTCGAAGAAAGGCCTCCGTCCCGCGGTCATCCAGACGGACACGTTCCGGCCGGGCGCGTACGACCAGGCGAAGCAGATGACGGAGCGCGCCGAAGTGGATTTCTACGGCGACCCGGACGAGGACGACCCCGTGAAAATCGCGCGCGACGGCCTCGAAGCCACGTCCGACGCGGACGTGCAGATCGTGGACACGGCGGGCCGGCACGCGCTGGAGGACGACCTCATCGACGAAATCGAGGACATCGAGGCCGAAGTCCAGCCCGACCGGTCGCTGCTCGTGCTCGACGCGGCCATCGGGCAGGGCGCGAAAGACCAGGCGCGGCAGTTCGAGGACTCCGTGGGTATCGACGGCGTCGTCATCTCGAAACTGGACGGGACGGCGAAGGGTGGCGGCGCGCTCACCGCCGTGAACGAGACCGGTTCCACCATCGCGTTCCTCGGAACCGGGGAGACCGTGCAGGACATCGAGCGCTTCGAGCCGGACGGCTTCATCTCCCGCCTCCTCGGGATGGGCGACCTGAAGCAGCTCACCGAGCGCGTGGAGCGCGCGATGGAGGAGACCGGCGACGAGGAGGAGGACTGGGACCCCGAGGACATGCTGAAGGGCGAGTTCACGCTGAAGGACATGCGTCAGCAGATGAACGCCCTGAACAACATGGGACCGCTGTCGCAGGTGATGGACATGATTCCCGGGATGGGCGGCGGGATGATGGATCAGCTCCCGGACGACGCGATGGACGTGACCCAAGACCGGATGCGGCAGTTCGAGGTCGTGATGGACTCCATGACCGAGGAGGAGTTGGAGAACCCGCGGAGCGTCGGCGCGAGCCAGATTCGCCGCGTCGCGAAGGGCGCGGGCGTGTCTGAGGAGACGGTGCGGGAACTCCTCGAACAGCACAAGATGATGGCGCGCACGATGAAGCAGTTCCAGGGGATGGGGGACGGCGACATGCAGCGCATGATGAAGAAGATGGGCGGCGGTGGCGGCGGCGGTGGCATGGGCGGCATGGGGCCGTTCGGGTAA
- a CDS encoding cupin domain-containing protein, with translation MERVTSESLEWSESGGSGGIRRKHLGEEGDGDDIGCSLYELPPGEASWPYHYHTANEEALYVLDGTGTLRADGGEHDLSAGDYVSLPADESGGHRVVNDSAEPLRYLAVSTMNEPDVTVYPDAGRFGVFVGSPPGGRGERTLHGYYRIEDDVPYPE, from the coding sequence ATGGAGCGCGTGACATCGGAGAGCCTGGAGTGGTCGGAGAGCGGCGGAAGTGGCGGGATTCGGCGGAAACACCTGGGAGAAGAGGGGGACGGCGACGACATCGGGTGTAGTCTGTACGAGCTTCCACCGGGGGAGGCGTCGTGGCCCTACCACTACCACACGGCGAACGAGGAGGCGCTGTACGTCCTTGACGGAACGGGAACGCTCCGCGCGGACGGCGGCGAACACGACCTGTCCGCCGGGGACTACGTCTCCCTTCCTGCGGACGAGTCGGGCGGCCACCGCGTCGTCAACGACTCCGCGGAACCGCTCCGATATCTCGCGGTGTCCACGATGAACGAACCGGACGTGACGGTGTACCCGGACGCGGGACGGTTCGGGGTGTTCGTCGGGTCGCCGCCCGGCGGTCGCGGGGAGCGCACGCTCCACGGGTACTACCGCATCGAGGACGACGTTCCGTACCCGGAGTAG
- a CDS encoding magnesium transporter produces MPEDWTVAGIVRATFPLLVGLTLVELASGLVLDTGQEVLTTYPSLLTLVPVTIGMAGNLGSVLASRLSTALHLGTLSFDSRDDELAGNAVATVALALTLFPLVGAGAWAVQFALGGLVLPLATVLLVATASGVVLAVVAVLVAAAATYAAYRFRLDPDDVVIPVVTNVCDVLGVVVLLAAVELFV; encoded by the coding sequence ATGCCCGAGGACTGGACTGTCGCGGGTATCGTCCGCGCGACCTTCCCCCTGCTCGTCGGCCTGACGCTCGTCGAACTCGCGAGCGGCCTCGTCCTCGACACCGGCCAAGAAGTGTTGACGACGTACCCGAGCCTCCTCACCTTGGTTCCCGTAACCATCGGGATGGCGGGAAACCTCGGGAGCGTGCTCGCCAGCCGGCTCTCCACCGCGCTCCACCTCGGCACGCTCTCCTTCGACTCCCGGGACGACGAACTCGCCGGGAACGCCGTCGCCACCGTCGCGCTCGCGCTCACGCTCTTCCCGCTCGTCGGCGCGGGCGCGTGGGCCGTCCAGTTCGCGCTCGGCGGCCTCGTCCTCCCGCTCGCGACCGTCCTGCTCGTCGCCACCGCGAGCGGCGTCGTCCTCGCCGTTGTCGCCGTTCTCGTGGCCGCCGCCGCGACCTACGCCGCCTACCGGTTCCGCCTCGACCCCGACGACGTGGTGATTCCCGTCGTCACGAACGTCTGCGACGTGCTCGGCGTCGTCGTTCTGCTCGCCGCCGTCGAACTGTTCGTCTGA
- a CDS encoding amino acid kinase family protein, giving the protein MRTVVALGGNALVSGGEGGVAEMRDHLARVAPQLGTLAERGHDLVVTHGNGPQVGGLLREQAAADTAERPLDVLVAETQAQIGTLVVRALDAELDAQAVSVVTHAVVDSDDDAFSDPAKPVGPYLDADTARNADYSTREVETERGTVHRRVVPSPKPRGLLESEHVARLADAGTPVVCGGGGGVPVARDDGNESLRGVEAVVDKDYTAELLARETDADTLLLVTDVPCAYRNYNTPDQEPIRDASVGRMRDLLDAGEFEAGSMRPKVDACLDFLDADGERAIITTIDDAAAAVEGDAGTRIS; this is encoded by the coding sequence ATGCGAACCGTGGTCGCGCTCGGCGGGAACGCGCTCGTGTCCGGCGGCGAAGGCGGCGTCGCGGAGATGCGAGACCACCTCGCGCGGGTCGCGCCGCAACTCGGGACGCTCGCGGAGCGCGGTCACGACCTCGTCGTCACGCACGGGAACGGCCCGCAGGTCGGCGGTCTCCTGCGGGAGCAGGCGGCCGCGGACACGGCGGAGCGCCCGCTGGACGTGCTGGTCGCGGAGACGCAGGCGCAGATAGGGACGCTCGTCGTGCGCGCGCTCGACGCCGAACTCGACGCGCAGGCCGTCTCGGTGGTGACGCACGCGGTCGTCGATTCCGACGACGACGCATTCTCCGACCCCGCGAAGCCCGTCGGCCCCTACCTCGACGCGGACACGGCCCGGAACGCCGACTACTCCACGCGGGAAGTGGAGACCGAGCGCGGAACCGTCCACCGCCGAGTCGTTCCGAGTCCGAAACCGCGCGGCCTCCTCGAATCGGAACACGTCGCACGGCTCGCGGACGCCGGCACGCCCGTCGTCTGCGGCGGCGGTGGAGGCGTTCCGGTCGCCCGTGACGACGGCAACGAGTCCCTGCGGGGCGTGGAAGCGGTGGTGGACAAAGACTACACAGCGGAACTGCTCGCCCGCGAAACCGACGCCGATACGCTCCTGCTGGTGACGGACGTGCCCTGCGCGTACCGGAACTACAACACGCCCGACCAGGAGCCGATTCGGGACGCGAGTGTAGGCCGGATGCGCGACTTGCTCGACGCGGGCGAGTTCGAAGCCGGGAGCATGCGGCCGAAAGTGGACGCCTGCCTCGACTTCCTCGACGCGGACGGCGAGCGCGCCATCATCACGACCATCGACGACGCCGCGGCGGCCGTCGAGGGCGACGCGGGCACCCGGATTTCGTAA